Proteins encoded together in one Camelina sativa cultivar DH55 chromosome 9, Cs, whole genome shotgun sequence window:
- the LOC104715774 gene encoding MATH domain and coiled-coil domain-containing protein At3g58360-like, whose product MGKQQLAKKITWAIKNFSSSQTGKICSDQFVVGGCKWRLIVFPKGNNADYLFMYLEVADYESLSPGWRRHVCYLLNIVNQNAVKRSKQNEEQKWFDVRSPRWGRLSMFPLNEISARDSGFVVNGELRIVAEIEVLEVIGNFDVSEETSTLMETMDFNGFQLLPSQVGFVSHIFERHPEIASEMRLKNPNLRTGYMSLLLSLIETLRQSPHELHKTEIAEAFTVLRSMTDAGFKVDWLAKKLVELSEKKQKEEAGGTRMQEIKEELKSLKQKCLDLEVQLEDTKTEVSAAKAPLSFSDVF is encoded by the exons ATGGGGAAACAACAACTTGCTAAGAAGATCACTTGGGCGATTAAGAATTTCTCATCTTCCCAAACTGGAAAAATCTGTTCTGATCAATTCGTCGTCGGTGGATGCAAGTG GCGTTTAATTGTCTTTCCCAAGGGAAATAACgctgattatttgtttatgtatttgGAAGTAGCTGATTATGAATCATTGTCACCTGGATGGAGAAGACACGTTTGTTATCTCCTCAATATTGTTAATCAAAATGCTGTTAAACGTTCCAAACAAAACG AAGAACAAAAGTGGTTTGATGTGCGGTCTCCCCGCTGGGGTCGTCTGTCCATGTTTCCACTAAATGAAATCAGTGCCAGAGATAGCGGATTTGTGGTTAATGGAGAACTCAGAATTGTTGCTGAGATAGAGGTTCTTGAAGTGATTGGAAATTTCGATGTATCAGAGGAAACTTCAACACTTATGGAAACTATGGATTTTAATGGCTTTCAACTCCTTCCGTCACAG GTGGGATTTGTGAGCCATATCTTTGAAAGGCACCCAGAGATTGCATCTGAAATGCGTTTAAAGAACCCAAATCTTAGGACAGGTTACATGAGTTTGTTACTCAGTCTGATTGAGACTCTGCGCCAGTCGCCTCACGAGCTCCACAAGACTGAGATAGCCGAGGCATTTACTGTACTCAGATCCATGACTGATGCTGGATTTAAGGTTGATTGGTTGGCGAAGAAACTTGTTGAGCTGTCGGaaaagaagcagaaagaggaAGCTGGTGGAACTCGGATgcaagaaatcaaagaagagcTGAAAAGTTTGAAACAGAAATGCTTAGACCTGGAAGTTCAGCTGGAGGATACGAAAACAGAGGTTTCAGCTGCAAAAGCTCCTCTATCATTCTCTGATgtgttttaa
- the LOC104712526 gene encoding MATH domain and coiled-coil domain-containing protein At3g58370-like isoform X1, with translation MGSTEELVDYKKEADDDNKFTWVIKNFSSLPYDKVYSSPFVIGGCKWHLLAYPKGNKFNNSLSLYLVVDDSRSLPCGWKRFAQFSLTIVNQHTENLSQRGEKQHWFNQRNLGSGFTSMLPLPNLHAKHGGFLVNGEVKIVVEIDVLEVIGNFDVSEESEEENQPLKKIKLDNDDNDAVSIDFLNVASPVMESIDVNGFQVLPSQVESVKCIFERHPDFASRFRPKNRHLKSSYMNVLLGLIKTLCQLPEELSDDDLEEASVAVSYVEKGGFKLDWLEKKLAEVKAKKKKVEIGKARLQQTEEELHRLNQRCLDLKALLEKETADVSEANVPLSFDDVV, from the exons ATGGGGAGTACTGAAGAATTAGTTGATTACAAAaaagaagctgatgatgataaCAAGTTCACTTGGGTGATTAAGAATTTCTCCTCTTTGCCATATGATAAAGTCTATTCCAGTCCATTCGTGATTGGTGGCTGCAAATG GCATCTTCTAGCCTATCCCAAGGGAAATAAGTTTAATAATAGTTTGTCTCTGTATCTTGTGGTTGATGATTCTAGATCATTGCCTTGTGGATGGAAAAGATTCGCACAGTTCTCCTTAACTATAGTGAACCAACATACGGAAAACCTCTCCCAACGAGGAG AGAAACAACATTGGTTTAATCAGAGAAACCTCGGCTCGGGTTTTACATCCATGCTCCCACTTCCCAACCTTCATGCCAAACACGGTGGATTTCTTGTGAACGGAGAAGTCAAGATTGTTGTGGAGATAGATGTTCTTGAAGTCATTGGAAATTTTGATGTATCAGAAGAATCTGAAGAGGAAAACCAACCTCTGAAAAAGATAAAGCTAgataatgatgataatgatgcaGTCTCTATTGATTTTCTCAACGTGGCTTCACCAGTAATGGAAAGCATTGATGTCAACGGGTTTCAAGTTCTTCCATCACAG GTAGAATCTGTGAAGTGTATATTTGAAAGGCACCCAGACTTTGCATCAAGGTTTCGTCCAAAGAACCGGCACCTGAAGTCATCATACATGAATGTCCTCCTAGGACTAATTAAGACTTTGTGTCAGTTACCTGAGGAGCTCTCTGATGATGATCTGGAAGAAGCATCCGTCGCAGTGTCATACGTGGAAAAGGGAGGGTTTAAATTggattggttggagaagaagctggCAGAAGTtaaggcaaagaagaaaaaagtggaGATTGGTAAGGCTCGACTGCAACAAACGGAGGAAGAGTTGCACAGATTAAATCAGAGATGCTTAGACCTGAAAGCTCTTCTGGAGAAAGAGACCGCAGATGTGTCAGAGGCCAATGTTCCACTCTCGTTCGATGATGTTGTCTGA
- the LOC104712526 gene encoding MATH domain and coiled-coil domain-containing protein At3g58370-like isoform X2, translating into MGSTEELVDYKKEADDDNKFTWVIKNFSSLPYDKVYSSPFVIGGCKWYITYPKGNKFNNSLSLYLVVDDSRSLPCGWKRFAQFSLTIVNQHTENLSQRGEKQHWFNQRNLGSGFTSMLPLPNLHAKHGGFLVNGEVKIVVEIDVLEVIGNFDVSEESEEENQPLKKIKLDNDDNDAVSIDFLNVASPVMESIDVNGFQVLPSQVESVKCIFERHPDFASRFRPKNRHLKSSYMNVLLGLIKTLCQLPEELSDDDLEEASVAVSYVEKGGFKLDWLEKKLAEVKAKKKKVEIGKARLQQTEEELHRLNQRCLDLKALLEKETADVSEANVPLSFDDVV; encoded by the exons ATGGGGAGTACTGAAGAATTAGTTGATTACAAAaaagaagctgatgatgataaCAAGTTCACTTGGGTGATTAAGAATTTCTCCTCTTTGCCATATGATAAAGTCTATTCCAGTCCATTCGTGATTGGTGGCTGCAAATGGTACATAA CCTATCCCAAGGGAAATAAGTTTAATAATAGTTTGTCTCTGTATCTTGTGGTTGATGATTCTAGATCATTGCCTTGTGGATGGAAAAGATTCGCACAGTTCTCCTTAACTATAGTGAACCAACATACGGAAAACCTCTCCCAACGAGGAG AGAAACAACATTGGTTTAATCAGAGAAACCTCGGCTCGGGTTTTACATCCATGCTCCCACTTCCCAACCTTCATGCCAAACACGGTGGATTTCTTGTGAACGGAGAAGTCAAGATTGTTGTGGAGATAGATGTTCTTGAAGTCATTGGAAATTTTGATGTATCAGAAGAATCTGAAGAGGAAAACCAACCTCTGAAAAAGATAAAGCTAgataatgatgataatgatgcaGTCTCTATTGATTTTCTCAACGTGGCTTCACCAGTAATGGAAAGCATTGATGTCAACGGGTTTCAAGTTCTTCCATCACAG GTAGAATCTGTGAAGTGTATATTTGAAAGGCACCCAGACTTTGCATCAAGGTTTCGTCCAAAGAACCGGCACCTGAAGTCATCATACATGAATGTCCTCCTAGGACTAATTAAGACTTTGTGTCAGTTACCTGAGGAGCTCTCTGATGATGATCTGGAAGAAGCATCCGTCGCAGTGTCATACGTGGAAAAGGGAGGGTTTAAATTggattggttggagaagaagctggCAGAAGTtaaggcaaagaagaaaaaagtggaGATTGGTAAGGCTCGACTGCAACAAACGGAGGAAGAGTTGCACAGATTAAATCAGAGATGCTTAGACCTGAAAGCTCTTCTGGAGAAAGAGACCGCAGATGTGTCAGAGGCCAATGTTCCACTCTCGTTCGATGATGTTGTCTGA